In Acinetobacter wanghuae, the sequence TTAAACGATCATAACAATTCAATTTAGCAGATACAGCCTTTTCACTAGGATTGTGCGTAATAGTTTTAGGACAATGTTTTAAGCTAATAATAAACAACTGATTTCTCTAAATTATATTACCGCCATGATTGGCTTTTAATTGTGTCTAAAAATGTACTTTATTTTAATAGATAAAACTTTTATATCTCTAATATGATCAGTAACACAGAAAAGCTCAGAAATAGTGTTTCACGTGAAACAGTTGAAATTTTAATGTAATTGATCAAAATCACAATGTTGATAAAAAATGAATATTGTCCGCAAAAACACAGTTACAAAATCATAATTTGTTACTTATTTAGCAATCATATCGATAAAATCACCATTTTCAGGTAGATCATTTTTTACTCAAAAAGCACATAATTATGCTTCATTTTAAAAAAATGGACAGTTCGATGTCTTCGATGGATAAACATACTTATTCCACGATGAATGCATCTCTTCAGGATGATAGAAGTAAGAATTTGCGCTTATTAAATTTAGCAGAATGTAATGCTGAAAATAGGCAACGTATTGAGCACGCCCTGCATAATCCCCATGCGCCCATTCCTGCGCAGTTTCACAATTACTTTTTAAATTTTTTATATGCGCGTCACCATTCGACATTAAAACAATTTAATTATTTGGCTCAAATCAGCTTTTTACTGTATTTCTTTGTCGATATCCTCATTATTCCAGACATGATCTTAATCTCTGGTGCACTGCGTATTGCTATGATTTTAACCGCAATGGGCATCTGTTATTTTGCATTTAAAAACATCAAAGACATCCGCGTGCTCGATAGAATTTTACCGATTGGCACTGTGCTTTGTGCTGCAGTATGGATTTTTTTACTGGCGTTATCTCATAGCCCTTTGGTTCATCTCTATCTGTATGCATCTTCAATTTTTATATTGGTGGTGAATTTAGGCGTTAAAATCCAATTTAAATCAGCACTCTATAGCTCTATTTTTATTGGGTTGTGGATGATGATTGGGGCAAAGGTCATCATGAGCCCTTCGCAGGCTTTGGTTTTCGCTGTGGTCTCTATTCCGATTTGGTTGCTCAGCCTTTATATCAACTGGAATAATATTTTAAATTCACGTCGTTCATTTTTAAGAACATTAATGGATGAATGGAATTACCATACTTTAAAAAATCTCGCCCATACTGACGAATTGACTCAGCTTTGCAATCGTCGTCACTTCGTCCATGTGGCGCAAAAATCGATTCGCGTTTGGCCAAGACCTGCGAGTTGTTGTTTACTTATGTTTGATGTCGATTATTTTAAAAAAATAAATGACGATTATGGGCATGATGTTGGCGATCGTGTGCTGCAAGTGATTGCCGATACCGCGCGTAAAGAAATGCGCCATAGTGATTTATTGGCACGTTTTGGCGGTGAAGAATTTATTGTTATGTTAAATGATACGCAAATGCAGGATGCTTTGGTCATTGCAGAACGAATTCGCGGATCGATTGAAAAGCAATATTTGTATGAACGCCCCAATCGTAGTATTCAGTTCACCATTTCGGTTGGCTTGTCTGAACTTGAATCTCCTGATCAAAGCTTGGATGATCTTATTAAAAAGGCGGATATCGCACTGTATGCTGCTAAAAATAATGGACGTAATTGTGTTCAAGTGTATGGCATT encodes:
- a CDS encoding GGDEF domain-containing protein produces the protein MSSMDKHTYSTMNASLQDDRSKNLRLLNLAECNAENRQRIEHALHNPHAPIPAQFHNYFLNFLYARHHSTLKQFNYLAQISFLLYFFVDILIIPDMILISGALRIAMILTAMGICYFAFKNIKDIRVLDRILPIGTVLCAAVWIFLLALSHSPLVHLYLYASSIFILVVNLGVKIQFKSALYSSIFIGLWMMIGAKVIMSPSQALVFAVVSIPIWLLSLYINWNNILNSRRSFLRTLMDEWNYHTLKNLAHTDELTQLCNRRHFVHVAQKSIRVWPRPASCCLLMFDVDYFKKINDDYGHDVGDRVLQVIADTARKEMRHSDLLARFGGEEFIVMLNDTQMQDALVIAERIRGSIEKQYLYERPNRSIQFTISVGLSELESPDQSLDDLIKKADIALYAAKNNGRNCVQVYGIHMLAQKQPTLSKSWVLKHSNPMPYQLSLSNPQKKWSIL